GGGCATGCGACATAAAACCTTAAGCGACAACCGGCGTTACCGTAGCGAAACCGCCGGGCAGAGGCTATCTTCCCCGAACCATGCAGACCGACAAGCAGGAAAAGCGGCCGACCATGCAGGCTCAGCACAGCGAGGAGACCGCCCCCTTCGGCTTTCGCGAGGTGAAGGCGGCGGAGAAGCACGGCCTGGTGCAGACGCTGTTCGGCGGCGTCGCCCATAATTACGACCTGATGAACGATTTGATGAGCGGCGGCGTCCACCGGCTGTGGAAGTCGGCGATGCTGGACTGGCTGGCGCCGCGCCCCGGCATGCGGCTGCTCGACGTGGCCGGCGGCACCGGCGATATCGCCTTCCGCTTCCAGGATCGCGGCGGCGGGCCGGTCATGGTCTGCGACCTGACACCGGAAATGCTGGCGGTCGGGCGTGACCGCGCCATCGATGGCGGCCGGCTGAAACCCTATGCCGCGGGCGGCATCGACTGGGTTGCCGGCAATGCCGAGAGCCTGCCGGTGGCCGACCGGTCGGTCGATGCCTATACCATTGCCTTCGGGCTGCGCAACGTGACCCGCATCGACAAGGCGCTGGCCGAGGCGCACCGTGTGCTGAAGCCGGGCGGCCGCTTCCTGTGCCTGGAATTCAGCCATGTCGTGCTGCCGGTGCTGGACAAGCTCTATGACGCCTATTCCTTCAGCGTGCTGCCGGCGCTGGGCCAGTATGTGGCGAAGGACCGCGACGCCTATGTCTATCTGGCCGAGAGCATCCGCACCTTCCCGCCGCAGGAGGAACTGGCGGCACGCATCCGGGCCGTCGGGTTCGAACGGGTGAGCTACCGCAACCTGTCGGGCGGTATCGCGGCGCTGCATTCCGGCTGGCGTATCTGACCGCCATGCTGCGTGCCCTCCGCAATACCGGCCGACTGATCGGCATTGTGCGCATCCTGGCCCGGCATGATGCGCTGTTTCCGCTGGAGGCGGTGCCCGGCCTGCCGGCGCTGCGCTGGTTCGGACGCTTTCTGGCCAGGATCGGTCGCAAGCGCGGCCGGCAGCAACGCCCCGGCCTGCGCCTCGCCGCCGCGCTGCAGGAGATGGGCCCCAGCTTCATCAAGCTGGGGCAGACGCTGGCCACACGCTCCGACCTGCTGGGCGAGGATGTCGCCGCCGATCTTTCCACCCTGCAGGACCGGTTGCCGCCCTTTTCCAGCGCCCGCGCCCGCGCCACCATCGAGGCGGAGCTGGGGCAGACGCTGACCGCGCTGTTCGCCAGCTTCGATGACCGTCCGGTGGCCGCCGCCTCGATCAGCCAGGTGCATTTCGCCGAGACGCCGGAAGGGGTGCGGGTTGCGGTGAAGGTGCTGCGGCCCGGCATCGAGGCCGCTTTCGCCCGCGATCTTGACCTGTTCGACTGGATCGCCGAGACGGTGGAGCAGGTGCAGCCGCAGCTACGCCGGCTGAAGCCGCGCGCGGTGGTCGCCACCTTCGCCGCCACGGTGCGTGCCGAGATGGATTTGCGGCTGGAGGCCGCCGCCGCCGCCGAGCTGTCCGACAATTTTGTCGATTATGATGGCTTCCGCGTGCCCCAGGTGGACTGGCAGCGCACCGCCCGCCGGGTGCTGACGCTGGAGCGCATCGACGGTATCCGCATCGACGATGTGGCGGCGCTGAAGGAGGCCGGTCACGATACCGACATGCTGCTGCGCCAGTCGGCGGAAGTGTTCTTCCTGCAGGTGTTCCGCGACGGCTTCTTCCATGCCGACATGCATCCCGGCAACATGTTCGTAGATGCCGACGGTGTGCTGCGCCCGGTCGATTTCGGCATCATGGGCCGGCTCGACGTGAAGACCCGCTATTTCCTGGCGGACATGCTGCTGGGCTTCCTGAACGGCGATTACCGCCGTGTCGCCGAGGTGCATTTCCAGGCCGGCTATGTCCCCGCCGACCAGTCTATCGACGATTTCATGCAGGCCTGCCGCGCCATCGGCGAGCCGATCCTGGGCCGGCCGGTGCACGAGATTTCTGTCGCCCGGCTGCTGGCCCAGCTGTTTCAGGTGACCGAGACCTTCGCCATGGAGACCCAGCCGCAGCTGCTGTTGCTGCAGAAGACCATGCTGGTCGCCGAGGGCGTCGGGCGCACGCTGAATCCGACCCTGAACATGTGGGAGCTGGCGCGCCCGCTGATCGAGGACTGGATGCGCGCGCATCGCGGGCCGGAGGCGCGCATCCGCCAGGCGGCGCTGGATATCGGCCTGATCGTCGAGCGGCTGCCCGCCCTGCTGGGGCAGATCGAGCGCGCCGCCGACCGGCTGGCCGACCCGGCCGGCGTGAAGCTGCACCCCGACACGGCGGCGGCGCTGCTGCGCCGGCGGCGCAACGGAGCGGTCGCCCTGTGGCCGCTCTGGCTGGCATTGCTGCTTGTGTCGCTCGCCGCGGTATTGTACTAGGCGATACTGTGTTTTCACGCGATGGGGCTGACATGCTGGCGGGCAAGCGCATCCTGCTGATCGTCTCGGGCGGTATCGCCGCCTATAAGAGCCTGGAGCTGATCCGCCGCCTGCGTGAGCGCGGGGCTGCGGTGCGCTGCGTGATGACCGGGTCCGCCGAACAGTTCGTGACGCCGCTCTCCCTGCAGGCGCTGAGCGAGGACAAGGTCTATCGCGATTTGTTCTCGCTGACCGACGAATCCGAGATGGGCCATATCAATCTGTCGCGCCAGGCCGATCTGGTCGTCGTCGCGCCGGCGACCGCCAACATCCTCGCCAAGATGGCCGGCGGTCTCGCCGACGATCTCGCCACCACGCTGCTGCTGGCGACCGACAAGGCGGTGCTGGCCGCGCCCGCCATGAATGTCCGCATGTGGACCCACGCCGCGACCCAGGCCAATCTGGAAATTCTGCGCCAGCGCGGCGTGCGCTTTGTCGGGCCGAACGAGGGCGACATGGCGTGCGGCGAATACGGGCCGGGCCGCATGGCGGAGCCGATGGAGATCGTCGCCGCCATCGAGACCTATTTCGGCAAGGATTCGCCACTGGCGGGCAAGCACGCTTTGGTGACCAGCGGTCCGACCTTTGAAGCCATCGACCCGGTGCGCTTCATCGGCAACCGCTCTTCCGGCAAGCAGGGTCACGCCATCGCGGCGGCGCTGTCACGCGCCGGTGCCGCCGTCACGCTGGTCTCCGGGCCGGTCGCGCTGGCCGATCCGGCGGGGGTGAAAGTGGTGCGCATCGAATCCGCGCGCGAGATGCTGGCGGCCTGCGAATCCGCGCTGCCCGCCGATATCGCCGTGTTCGCCGCCGCCGTCGCCGACTGGCGCGTGGCGCACGAAGCGGCGCAGAAGATCAAGAAGCCGGCGGAAGGCGGGGCAGCACCAACGCTCAGCTTCGCCGAAAATCCCGATATCCTCGCCACCATTGCCGGGCTGAAACAGGGCCGGCCGGCGCTGGTCATAGGATTTGCGGCGGAAACCGAGAAGGTGGCGGCGCATGCCGCCGCCAAGCGCGCCCGCAAGGGCTGCGACTGGATATTGGCGAACGATGTCTCCGCCGGCACCGGCACCTTCGGCGGCGACGCCAACACCATCCATCTGGTGACGGAGA
This window of the Oceanibaculum nanhaiense genome carries:
- a CDS encoding class I SAM-dependent methyltransferase, whose amino-acid sequence is MQTDKQEKRPTMQAQHSEETAPFGFREVKAAEKHGLVQTLFGGVAHNYDLMNDLMSGGVHRLWKSAMLDWLAPRPGMRLLDVAGGTGDIAFRFQDRGGGPVMVCDLTPEMLAVGRDRAIDGGRLKPYAAGGIDWVAGNAESLPVADRSVDAYTIAFGLRNVTRIDKALAEAHRVLKPGGRFLCLEFSHVVLPVLDKLYDAYSFSVLPALGQYVAKDRDAYVYLAESIRTFPPQEELAARIRAVGFERVSYRNLSGGIAALHSGWRI
- the ubiB gene encoding 2-polyprenylphenol 6-hydroxylase translates to MLRALRNTGRLIGIVRILARHDALFPLEAVPGLPALRWFGRFLARIGRKRGRQQRPGLRLAAALQEMGPSFIKLGQTLATRSDLLGEDVAADLSTLQDRLPPFSSARARATIEAELGQTLTALFASFDDRPVAAASISQVHFAETPEGVRVAVKVLRPGIEAAFARDLDLFDWIAETVEQVQPQLRRLKPRAVVATFAATVRAEMDLRLEAAAAAELSDNFVDYDGFRVPQVDWQRTARRVLTLERIDGIRIDDVAALKEAGHDTDMLLRQSAEVFFLQVFRDGFFHADMHPGNMFVDADGVLRPVDFGIMGRLDVKTRYFLADMLLGFLNGDYRRVAEVHFQAGYVPADQSIDDFMQACRAIGEPILGRPVHEISVARLLAQLFQVTETFAMETQPQLLLLQKTMLVAEGVGRTLNPTLNMWELARPLIEDWMRAHRGPEARIRQAALDIGLIVERLPALLGQIERAADRLADPAGVKLHPDTAAALLRRRRNGAVALWPLWLALLLVSLAAVLY
- the coaBC gene encoding bifunctional phosphopantothenoylcysteine decarboxylase/phosphopantothenate--cysteine ligase CoaBC, coding for MLAGKRILLIVSGGIAAYKSLELIRRLRERGAAVRCVMTGSAEQFVTPLSLQALSEDKVYRDLFSLTDESEMGHINLSRQADLVVVAPATANILAKMAGGLADDLATTLLLATDKAVLAAPAMNVRMWTHAATQANLEILRQRGVRFVGPNEGDMACGEYGPGRMAEPMEIVAAIETYFGKDSPLAGKHALVTSGPTFEAIDPVRFIGNRSSGKQGHAIAAALSRAGAAVTLVSGPVALADPAGVKVVRIESAREMLAACESALPADIAVFAAAVADWRVAHEAAQKIKKPAEGGAAPTLSFAENPDILATIAGLKQGRPALVIGFAAETEKVAAHAAAKRARKGCDWILANDVSAGTGTFGGDANTIHLVTESGTEDWPRLTKQQVAERLAARIGDHFGKKTT